TCTAACAGCGTAATATCGTTTAATATAAAAGATTGTCCCTTCAAACCAATAAGTGATGTCCCTTCAAAATCGTAATCCGTATTTAAGTACGGAAATTTTAATCCTGCGCCTTTTAATACCAGGCCGCCATTCATATCGGGATTTCTCAGAAACCCTTTTAATGTAAAATTTCCGGAGGCTGATCCTCTTATTTTGGATAGGACGTCCTTGCCCAGCGGGCTGAATGCATTTAGTTTAAAATCTTCTAGGAATACGGAAAGATCTATGGTAGGCCTCGCGTTGGAAAAATCCAAATCACCTGTAGTAGCAATGCTTTTAACGCCTTCTTTTTCTAATGACAGACCTACATTATATTTTTCGTAAGAATTATTGCCTTCTACATTAACTGCTAAGTTCCCTTGTACAAAATCATTTACTTTAAAATGATTTATTACCAGGTTTCCTCCGGGATTATAGACTCCTTTTTTCTGGATAAAATCTATACTTCCATTTAATTGCCCTTTCATTTTTAAGCTGTCAATGGCAGGCAGAAAGTTCTCTAAAGCAACTTCTGTAAAGTCGACTTGTAGATTTTTATATGTGGAATCTCTTAGAGAACCCTTAAAATTAACTTGTTGTTTTCCTGATTTTATGAGAAAAGGAGAAAAAGTATATTCTTTAGTATTTAAGTCAAAAGTAACTTTATTATTTGCATTATTATCAGGGTTGATACTCCAGTTATGATCTCTAAAATTAAAAGTGGATTTTTGAATTCCAAGTACCGATTTTTTGGTATTGTTGATAGTATAGAAAAAGTCTACATTGAACTTTTCATTATCATTTGCACCACCTCTAAAAACCGATTTAAAAAACAGGGTATCATTTACGGTTTTATTTAGCAGGTTTAATTTTGAGAAAGAATATTGTTTGGTACTTAATTTATTGATGATTAGTTGAGAATTATACAGCTCGTTTTTTGTATCTGTCCTCAGTAAAAACTGATCTATCTCATTTCCGTATGCAATAATTTTGGGAGAAGAAATCGTAAGTTTTAACCGGTTATTATCTGCATTGATAAACCCTCTTACTTTGGTATTATTGTCTATGGATATATTTGGGAAAAATACATCCACCGCCTGGCTATATACTGAAAAATCAAAATTGATAAATTGATGCGGTTTTACTTTATACGGATGGTAATTAGTATATATATTCCCAAAAGCATTTTGTGCTAACGGTAATAATTCTTCAAAGGTAAAATTGCCTGTTAACTCTCCTTTTACGATATCTTCGGAATCAATTCTTATTTGTTTAATCGTATCTTTTATGGTGGAGAATATTAAAAATTGCTTAAAAGAAAATTTTTTCCTGTGATTTATGTATTCAATATTTTTAAAATTGGCCACACCTATGAGGCTGTTTAGTTGATTCCCTCTTATATCGAGATCAATGGTTCCTTTTAGTTCGGAAATGCTATCCTTAACGTACAGGTTGGTTGTTTTTAAATCCGCATAAGCAATCGTTGCATTAAAGTCGAATTGGTGTTCTTCGGATATAATATCTGCCAGTCCTTTGAATGACATTTTTAAATTTTCATCATCTACGGAAAAAGTACCGTCAAATAAGTTATTTTTGTATCTCCCGTCTATGAGAATATTCTGGTAAGGATATCCTTTAAATTCAAACTCCGAAACCTTACCAGTTAAAGTAGTATTTATATTTTCAGGCAGAAAACCACTTCCTTTTATATCTCCTTTAAAAGAGATATTTCCAAGCAACGGATTTTTAAAAAAACGGCCTAAGCCAAAATCTATAAGGCCTATCTCTCCGTTATAATGAGCATCCTCTGCAGTATCTATATCTGTAATTTCCAGATCTGCAACCGTTGTTCCTATTTCGGAAACAATAGTTACCGTAGCACTTAAATCGGAAGAGGTTATTTTTGTTTTTCCTTCCAGAGTAAACTCTCCAAGATTTATGAATGCTGAGGGCAGGCTTTTCCCAAGGAGGTTCGGCAGCATCTTCTTTAGGTGTATATAACGGGTCGTTATATTTTCTAATTCCCCGTCAAAAACAAATCCTTTTTCTGTGTTTACGACATTTTTAAAATCCATATTTCCAACAATGCGGGTTCCCTGGTCGGAAATCGCATCGAGGTTTGTTACCTTAAAATCATTTAGAAAGCCGGTTGCAATTCCTGAAAAATGCAAAACATCGTTTCCGTCTAATTCATCGTATAACTTCTTTACGTCTTCAACAGATATACTACTTAGCTTAAAAGTAGCAGCAATTGCGACACTGTCGTTAAAATACTTTAGGTTTTCTTTTTTATAATGGAACTCAATTTCAGCTTCGATTTTAGATTTTTGAGTTCGCAGCATGGTGTTATAAAACTGCATCTGTGTTTTTGAATAGGCAAAATCAGTAGTCAGGTTTGTTATTTCAATATCTTTATTATCTGTGAAATACAACCCTCTTATTTTAATAGCAACATTTGGCCCGACGATAGAAAAATCCCGAAGGTTTCCTCCTCCGTCTGTAAGCCCAAACAAAAAAGGGTCTTCATCATTTTCATCTATGAGCTTAAAATTTAGATTTTCCAAATAAATATCGGAGGTTCTGAGTATAAATGGTGTATACGTATCATCTTGGGGTGTTGGCTCATCTTCAAAACTATCAGTAAAAACAGAAAGATTGTCGTCCATTTCGCCTTTATATGTTTTTATGTGAAAGTTGACCCCGTCCAAAGAAATACTTTTTAGATTTACATTGCCGTTTAATGCTCTTTTTGCATTTAATAATGCCGTACTCAGCTTGTCTATAAAAATCAATGTATCTTTATGGTGGTCTCTGATTTCTATACCTTTTAGAGAAATAGCTCCCAGTAAAGAAAGGTCTACCTTTTTTATTACCAAGTCCGTTCCAAAATCCTGATTTATTTTTTCTGTTGCCAGTTTGGCCAGCTTGGTTTGTATGGCAGGAATTGATAAAAAAACGATGAGAAGCAGCATAAAAAGTATGAAATACTTTATGCATTTAATCAATATTTTAGAAAACTTCTTAATGGCTGAATGTATTGAACTCATTTAAACTTTTTCAATTTGCTAAAAAATTGCTGTTTTTAGCTCTGTTTTTGTCTTTTTTTCCTTCCGTAGCGCTGCTATGCAACTCAAAAAAGCCTTCAACAGAGCTAAAAACTTCTAATTTTCGCTTAAATCTAAAAAGTTTAAATGAGTTCATTTGTAATGTACGGCAAAACGATGTATTTGTTACAAATATTTTGCCATCTTACACAAAGAACGTCAAAATTAACAAACTATTAAATTTCTGACTTAAAAAACTGGTATTCACTTGAAAATATAACTAATTTTGCTTCAAATTTACATTTCTTTGAAAAAAGACACCGTATATATTTTAGGGATAGAATCTTCTTGTGATGATACCAGTGCATCAGTCATCCGAAATGATACTGTTTTGAGTAATGTTATTGCAAACCAGAATGTACATGCTGCGTATGGTGGGGTGGTTCCCGAACTGGCTTCAAGGGCGCATCAACAAAATATAGTTCCTGTTGTACAGCAGGCGATTAAGAGGGCAAGTATTAATATGACTCAATTAAATGCCATTGCTTTTACAAAAGGGCCGGGATTAATGGGCTCTTTATTGGTTGGAACCTCTTTTGCCAAGTCACTGGCAATGGGATTAGACATCCCTTTAATTGATGTAAATCATATGCAAGCTCATATTTTGGCACATTTTATTAAAAGCAATGATACCAAAATACCTCCGTTTCCTTTTATTTGTCTGACGATAAGCGGCGGACATACGCAAATTGTAAAAGTGAATGATTATTTTGACATGGAAGTATTGGGAGAAACAATAGATGATGCTGTTGGAGAAGCTTTTGACAAATCTGCCAAACTCCTTGGATTGCCATATCCCGGAGGTCCTTTGATAGATAAATATGGAAAGCAGGGAAACCCGAAAGCTTTCGCATTTAACAAACCTAAAGTAAGTCCATTAGCCTTTAGTTTTAGTGGACTAAAAACTGCTATTTTATATTTTTTACAAAAGAAGGTCAAAGAATCACCAAATTTTATCCAAGAGAATTTATATGACATTTGTGCATCTGTTCAGCATACGATTGTAGAAATTTTAATGGATAAGTTAAAGGCGGCAGTAAAAGAAACAGGAATAAAGCACATTGCGATTGCAGGTGGCGTTTCTGCAAACTCTGAAATCAGAAAACGGCTTGTACAAGCAGAAAAGAATGCAGGGTGGCATACGTATATTCCTAAATTTGAATACACTACAGACAATGCTGCCATGATAGCAATTACGGGCTACTTAAAATATTTAAATAACGAGTATGCCAATGTTTCCGTAGCAGCAACAGCACGATTAAAAGTTACCGAATAAAAAAAAAAGCTTGCAATTTCTGCAAAAGCAATAAATATGCCTAAAAAAGAATTTTATCTTTTGGTTTTTATACTACACCCTATAGCTCTGGTATAGGTTTTTACAGGTTTTTCTCCTTTCAACAGGGCATCTACAGCATTTTCTACGTATTTCTCTTTTACATTTGAAGGGCTTCGGGAACTATCATCGATGGCACCAATGTATTCAACAATCAGCTTACCATCCTCGTTATTTAAAATATATACATGAGGAGTTTTAGTCGCACCGTATTTCGGGTATATTTCCTGCCTCTCATCAAATAAATAGGGAAATGTAAATCCTTTATTTTTAGCTCTGATCTTCATTCTGTCATAGCTGTCTTCGGGTACTGCTTCCGGGTCGTTCGGGTTTATGGCAATGACAGGGTATCCTTTGGATTTATATTTTTTATCCAGAGCTATAATTCTATCTTCATTTGCAACAGAGTAAGGGCATGAGTTACACGTAAAAATGATGATAAACCCTTTTGCTTCTTTAAAATCTGCCATCGAAACCGTTTTCCCGTCTACATTTTTTAATGAGAAATCGGAGGCTACATCACCTACTTTATACCCTCCTGCGGGTTTTATGGTAAACGCTGCTGAAATTACCAATACTACTACAAGCGATATTCTTTTAATTGTTTTCATAATTGATTATTTTATAAATGGTTGAATTTTGTTTTCTAACGTTTCATACGTAAATGATTGTTCGTAAAATGTGCTGTTATCTTTATTGTAAATAAGTGTGGCCGGGATAGCCCCGGACCACTTTTCATCAATGTTATGAATCCAAAATTGCTCATTTGTATCGTTTAGTACCACAACTCTGGACTTTAACTCGTGTTTTTTAACAAAAGGAATTAATTTTGTGGTTATTTTGTCAGGAAAATCCAGGCTTACCAAAACAACCTCAACATTTTTATAGGTTTCATTTAATTTTTCAAAATAAGGTAGTTCTTTTACACAGGGGGCACACCAAGTTGCCCAGAAATTAATCACATAGATTTTATCATCTTGTACGTGCAAGATGGGTTTTAGTTCTTCATAACTGAGCATAGGTATTTCCGAAACTTTCTTTTTACAGGAAATAAGGTATATGGAAATAATAAATAATGCCAGTATTTTTCTCATATGGTAAAATTACAAATTAGATAGTGTTCTGAAAAACTATTAACTAAAACTTAACGGGTGCACGACAAATTTCCGTAAATAGAAGTTTTTATGATTTTTCAATTTCATCAAACACCTAATTTTGTTGAGTTTTTGGTTTTCAAAAAATCAGAGTTATTAACAAAAACGGAAATTTGTCGTACACCCCAACTTAACAGCCGGACTTATTTAAAAATATCATTTAATACTTTTGCCAGGCGGATACCTGCTTTTTGTATTTGTGTTCTGGCTGTGGTTAAATAATCATACGAGTACCGGTATCGCAAATCTTCATCTTCTTCAACAGAAGCATATATTTTTTTTGTAAGTATATGTGTTTCACCTACCCAATCAATAATGGAGCCCTGTTGAATTGCTTTTATTTGTGCTTTGGACAACAGGTCTGCATTATCTGCCAGTTCCTTGTAACTCATTTTAAAACCTTCTATCATTTTAGTATCCCAAACACTGTGTAAATTTGTTTTTCTACCAAACCATTTTACCTGTACTCTATTTCCTCCCCGGTCTTCTTTACGTCCAATATGTAGCGGTTGATGTAAATCGCCAATCAGATGGATCAGCATTTTCAGGTAAAAAGCTCTGTCTTCTTCCGAATTGTTTTTAATAATATTGATACATGTATCAATTCCGGTTACCAAATCTCCCGCAGGGTTTTTATCGGATTCTTTGTAATTTGAATCCAATGGCATATTGATAAAATGCCAGGTATAAAATCGGTTGTATTTTTTATCAGACTTAATCTCATCTGCAAATGTAGAGACAAAGGCGAGACTCTGACCTTTTAACAGTTTTCGAATCTTACGTTTGGCCTTATGGGTTAGGTGCTTACTTGCTATGACTCCAACGGTTCTATGCCCTGTTTTACCCCAAACAATTTCTGTTGCTTTTGTAGTGTATCCTGTGATAAGAAAAAAACCCACCAGTAAAATCCGAAAATTCATGATCATTGATTTTTTAGTTAACAGCTAATTTATAAAACATTTTTTTGATTACCTGTTATAATAACTAATGTAGTTGAAATTTAACATCTGTACAATCCGGATCAGGAGTATTCATTATTTTGCTTTATACCAAAATGAATACTAAAATAGTCCAATCTTGCTATGAAAATTCCAAATTCCATCGCTAAAAATACTCGGCGTAACTAAGCCTGCGTTTTTTAACTCGAACTTTGAAATTTTCCTCACACAATCTTTAGACCACTTTAATATTCTTTTTGGTATTAGATAAAAGAAAAAGCCTGCCGAACTTTTTTGCCAAATCAATTTCGATACGGAATATATCACCATTTTGCAAAGGTCTCAGAATGTAAAAAACTGCCTAAATCTCTTAAAATTTAACTGCTGTTCCGGAAGCAGTTACCATTAACATACTTCCGTTAGCCCCTACTGTTTCATAATCCAAATCAATACCAACAATGGCATCTGCCCCTAATCTGTATGCCTGATCTTCCATTTCGCGCAGAGCAGTTTCTTTGGCTTCTTTTAACACCTTTTCATAAGAACCCGATCTACCGCCTACAAAATCCCTGATTCCGGCAAATATATCTTTGAAAAAATTGGCTCCGATAATCGTTTCACCCGATACCAAACCCAGATATTCTTTAATAGGCTTTCCATCTAATGTATTTGTGGTTGATACTATCATTTTATTTACCTGATTTCTTTTTAGTATTTTTTATTGCTTCACCAATTTGATTACTTGCCGTAAAACTGGCTACCATATCGTTTAACATATTGCTTCCTGCCTGCGGAGAGTTTGGTAATAAAATCAGATTACTGTTTGTTTCTTGCCCAATAGATTGTAGGGTATCGTAATGTTGCGTAACTACTATCAAAGCAGAAGCTTCCTGTGAATTGATCCCTACTTTGTTTAATACCTCTACGGATTCTTCCAAACCACGAGCTATTTCTCTTCTCTGATCGGCAATTCCCTGGCCTTGTAAGCGTTTGCTTTCAGCTTCCGCTTTTGCTTTTTCTACGATTAGGATCCGGGCAGCATCTCCTTCAAATTGAGCGGCAATTTTTTCACGCTCCGAAGCATTGATCCTGTTCATAGCTTCTTTTACCTGTGCATCAGGGTCAATGTCTGTAACCAGCGTCTTAATAATATCGTACCCGTATTCCATCATTGCGTCGTTTAACTCGGATTTTACAGCAATGGCAATATCATCCTTTTTTACAAATACATCATCCAGTTTCATCTTTGGAACCTCGGCACGGACCACATCAAATACATAAGAAGTGATTTGATCGTGAGGATAATCTAATTTATAAAACGCGTCGTAAACCTTGTTTTTAATTACTTTAAACTGTACGGACACTTTAAGTTTTACAAATACATCATCTAATGTTTTGGTTTCAACAATGACATCCAATTGTTGAATTTTCAGGCTTAATCGACCTGAAATCCTGTCTATTAAAGGAATTTTGAGTCTGAGGCCGGAATGCCTGATGGCTACAAACCTGCCAAAACGTTCAACGACAGCTGCTGTTTGCTGTTTTACCATAAAAAAAGTGGAAAAGATCAACAACACGACTAAAAAAACTCCAATACTTATAAATACGATCATAATAATTTTTTAAAAGTTACTATTCATTAAAAATACAAAATCTTATACCTAACAAGACGCAAAAAAAAGAATTTGTTACAAAAAAAGATCAATAACGCCTTCTTCTGTCCGGGCCTGTTGTCCTTACAGGCTGCCTGACAGACCTTGGTTTTGCTTTCTTTTTTATTTTTTCAGTATATTTAATCCACTTCTTAAATTGCTTTTTGTCTAATAAAGCTTTTAAATCCACATGCAAAATACTATCCTTTTTTAATGCTTCTTTGCGTATCGGACCCATCACAACCTTTATTTTATCTCTGAAATTTTTCATAACAGAAATATCTCTTGTCTCCTCAACAATCTTTATGGAAGCATCATAAGTTGTTTTTAAATCATCCAAAGCATATTGGTTAATACGAGTAATATCTTTAATAGATGTATTATAGTTTTTTAGTACGGTTACTACTTTTTTACCTAAATCGCTTTTTTCTTTTACTCCTATTTTTTTACATGCTTTTTTGATGTCATAAGAGAGCAAACCAGCTAATTTTTCAGGCTCAAATTTAGGCCTTTTTATACCTCCGGTGTTTGTATTTGGGTATGCATTGTTTCTATTTTGGCGACCGAATTGTGCTGTAACAGACACAGTACATAGAAAGGTAATTAAAAAAATGAGTATTTTCATAATTTATACTTTGATTTTTTATCAGACTAAAAAATAGTGTTTTTTACAAATGTTTTAAATTGACTCTTCTTTTAGTTTGGAAACGATATTATGTATTCTTTTGATAGTTTCTTTTTTGCCAATTAATGTCATAATATTAAATAAATCAGGGCCTTTCAAATCTCCGGCTAAACTCAACCGCAAAGGTTGCATCACTTCACCGAAACGAACTTCATTATCAGTAATCCACGTTTTAACCTGACTTTCAATATTTTCAGAACTAAAATGATGAACAGATGCGATTGTTTCCGAAACACCATTCATAATTTTTGCAGTTCCTGTTTTCCAGCTTTTCCTGACAGCTTTTTCATTATATGTGGCAGGGCTTTCGAAAAAAAACGAACTTAATTCCCAAAAATCACTGACAAAAGCAGCACGTTCTTTGATTAGTGAAACCACTTTTAACGTATATTCTCTGTTAAAAATAATACCTCTTTCTTCAAGATAAGGTTTGTATAGATCAGTGAGATACCCGTTTTCTTTTTTTTGTAGATATTGCCGGTTGAACCATTTGGGTTTGTCAGGGTTAAATTTGGCTCCGGATTTGTTTACTTTTTTCAGATCAAAAGCTTCTGCTAATTCTTCCAAAGAAAAAATTTCCTGCTCGGTACCGGGATTCCACCCGAGTAAAGACAGCATGTTTATAAAAGCGTCATGAAAATACCCGCCCTCTCTATATCCTCTTGAAACAGCCCCTGTTTGTTCATTAGTATATGCCAGGGGAAACACAGAGAAACCTAACTTATCTCCGTCTCTTTTACTTAATTTTCCTTTACCAACAGGTTTTAAAATTAAAGGGAGGTGTGCAAATTTGGGAGGCTCCCAACGAAAAGAAGTATACAGAAGCACGTGCAAAGCCAAAGAAGGCAACCACTCCTCTCCTCGTATAACATGACTAATCTCCATCAGATGATCGTCTACAACATTTGCCAGGTGATAGGTAGGCATCCCATCGCTTTTAAACAGTACTTTATCATCCAGTATATTTGTGTCAACCCGTATGGTTCCGCGAATTTCATCTTTGATAGTCAATGCTTCATCTTGAGGAGATTTAAATCGAATCACATAGTTTTCTCCCGAATCAATTCGTTTCTTTACCTCTTCCTTGGAAAGCACTAAAGAATTAATTAAACGACCTTTTTCCCTGTTATGCCAATTGTAGATAAATGTTTTTCCCTTTTCTTCGTGTTGTTTTCTATGTGTATTCAGTTCCTCTGCAGTATCAAAAGCATAATATGCTTTTCCTTCGGCAATCAAACGATCTGCATACGGTTTATACAAATGTTTTCTTTCCGATTGGCGGTAAGGACCATAAGGATCATTCTTAGTACCTATACCAGACGTAGTTAAAACAGGGCCTTCATCAAAAGGAATGGAACACCAGTCTAAAGTATCCATGATATATTTTTCGGCATTTGCAACATATCTGGACTGATCGGTATCTTCTATTCTGACGATAAAAACCCCCCGGTGTTTCCTGGCAAACAGATAATTATACAATGCCGTTCTTACGCCACCAATATGCAAAGGTCCTGTAGGACTGGGAGCAAAACGAACTCTTACTTTAGATTTCATGGATACTTTTTGGTAATACAAATATACTCTACCAACGGTATTAAAAAAAGTGAATTAATCGTATAAACAGGATAAACTCATGCTTTGAGACCTTTGTCAAAATAGTGATATATTCCGTATTTGAATTGATTTGACTTCAAATTTCTTCTTTCTCGAAAATTTTAAATCCTCAAAATCAACAGGTTATTCCGGTTGAAAATGTTCTTCGGGAGTCGAACTTTTTTGCCAAATCAATTTTGCAAAGGTCTCGTTCACATAATCGAGTAGGAAGATAGGGATTATTTCCCTATCTGTCCTCTCACACCACCTAGCATACGATTCCGTATTGGGCGATTCCTTAAGTTTTAACTCTGACCTTTTGGTAATAATCCAGCATAAATATGTAGCCTGCTTGTCTAAGTCGATCTGTGGTAATGGTAGTGGCAAGTATAAAGCTGTTAGCTGTATGCCAATAACTCTTCCTTATGTTTGCCCATTGCCAAGCTTTAGATTTGTTTAATCCCAATTTGGTGAGATGCCTTAGTTTGGTCTTTATCTGTTTCCATTGTTTCCAAATAACCATTCTAAGCCGTCTTCTATACCACTCGTCTATGCTCTTTAACAGCTTCTCGTTATAGCCTAAGCTTCTAATTCTGTTTTTATTCTTAGAGACCGATAACTGTGATGACTCATTTCAAATATAGCATGTATTTCGATGGACAGCTTTTGGTTCTCTAACCATAATTTACTAGTACCTGAGCTTAACCAATTATAATAACCGCTTTTACTTACACCTAAGATTTGACACATCTTTTCAACAGGAAATTTCATTTTATGCTTTTTTATAAATCTAAATTTTTCCTGTCGCTCGTTGAAAAGATGCTGATCGCCTTTTTTAGAATATCACACTCTAATTCCATATCTGGTAATTGTTTCTTTAAACGAGCTATTTCTTTTTCCTCGTCTGTTTGCTTGGGATTACCCTTTCCCGGAAAACTATTTTTGCCATACTTTTTTTCTTCTCTACGCCAACGAAATAGAACCGAATAAGGAATATCTAATTCCTGGCAAACCTGTTTTACATTGCCGCGGGCATAACTTAATTCTACAGCT
This window of the Flavobacteriaceae bacterium genome carries:
- a CDS encoding translocation/assembly module TamB codes for the protein MLLLIVFLSIPAIQTKLAKLATEKINQDFGTDLVIKKVDLSLLGAISLKGIEIRDHHKDTLIFIDKLSTALLNAKRALNGNVNLKSISLDGVNFHIKTYKGEMDDNLSVFTDSFEDEPTPQDDTYTPFILRTSDIYLENLNFKLIDENDEDPFLFGLTDGGGNLRDFSIVGPNVAIKIRGLYFTDNKDIEITNLTTDFAYSKTQMQFYNTMLRTQKSKIEAEIEFHYKKENLKYFNDSVAIAATFKLSSISVEDVKKLYDELDGNDVLHFSGIATGFLNDFKVTNLDAISDQGTRIVGNMDFKNVVNTEKGFVFDGELENITTRYIHLKKMLPNLLGKSLPSAFINLGEFTLEGKTKITSSDLSATVTIVSEIGTTVADLEITDIDTAEDAHYNGEIGLIDFGLGRFFKNPLLGNISFKGDIKGSGFLPENINTTLTGKVSEFEFKGYPYQNILIDGRYKNNLFDGTFSVDDENLKMSFKGLADIISEEHQFDFNATIAYADLKTTNLYVKDSISELKGTIDLDIRGNQLNSLIGVANFKNIEYINHRKKFSFKQFLIFSTIKDTIKQIRIDSEDIVKGELTGNFTFEELLPLAQNAFGNIYTNYHPYKVKPHQFINFDFSVYSQAVDVFFPNISIDNNTKVRGFINADNNRLKLTISSPKIIAYGNEIDQFLLRTDTKNELYNSQLIINKLSTKQYSFSKLNLLNKTVNDTLFFKSVFRGGANDNEKFNVDFFYTINNTKKSVLGIQKSTFNFRDHNWSINPDNNANNKVTFDLNTKEYTFSPFLIKSGKQQVNFKGSLRDSTYKNLQVDFTEVALENFLPAIDSLKMKGQLNGSIDFIQKKGVYNPGGNLVINHFKVNDFVQGNLAVNVEGNNSYEKYNVGLSLEKEGVKSIATTGDLDFSNARPTIDLSVFLEDFKLNAFSPLGKDVLSKIRGSASGNFTLKGFLRNPDMNGGLVLKGAGLKFPYLNTDYDFEGTSLIGLKGQSFILNDITLLDTKHHTRGILSGAIIHQNFDAWVLDIKIDTDNLLVMDTENTEEAQYYGTAFIKGAAEITGLTDKLDIIVNGKTEKNTLFVIPLKDIATVESYKLIHFNSGTLSEDRQKELALEAIEGVSLFINLEVTKDAIAQVVIDEVNGSELKGSGAGDLQIEIDTRGTFNMYGDFTIDNGFYNLKYGGVVNKPFAIVKGSTVSWSGDPYNADLNVTALYTTKANPAVLLENFNTNRKIDVNLITKITGGLFNSKQEFDIQIPNSNSTIESELDFVLNDNNKNAKMRQFFSLLVFGSFMELDRANIDGNNLIAGTTSNLVGSILSDIISSRDDKVKINLDYKQGTPQNVENDLATDNTFEASLTTQISDRIIINGKVGVPVGAQTQSSVVGEVKVEVLLNKNGTFKGVIFNRQNEIQYSTQEEGYTQGAGLNYQVNFNTLSELLQKIGLKKKPKKKTTPKKEDTAKAKKRTLINFKNKELFLKN
- the tsaD gene encoding tRNA (adenosine(37)-N6)-threonylcarbamoyltransferase complex transferase subunit TsaD, whose translation is MKKDTVYILGIESSCDDTSASVIRNDTVLSNVIANQNVHAAYGGVVPELASRAHQQNIVPVVQQAIKRASINMTQLNAIAFTKGPGLMGSLLVGTSFAKSLAMGLDIPLIDVNHMQAHILAHFIKSNDTKIPPFPFICLTISGGHTQIVKVNDYFDMEVLGETIDDAVGEAFDKSAKLLGLPYPGGPLIDKYGKQGNPKAFAFNKPKVSPLAFSFSGLKTAILYFLQKKVKESPNFIQENLYDICASVQHTIVEILMDKLKAAVKETGIKHIAIAGGVSANSEIRKRLVQAEKNAGWHTYIPKFEYTTDNAAMIAITGYLKYLNNEYANVSVAATARLKVTE
- a CDS encoding redoxin domain-containing protein, which codes for MKTIKRISLVVVLVISAAFTIKPAGGYKVGDVASDFSLKNVDGKTVSMADFKEAKGFIIIFTCNSCPYSVANEDRIIALDKKYKSKGYPVIAINPNDPEAVPEDSYDRMKIRAKNKGFTFPYLFDERQEIYPKYGATKTPHVYILNNEDGKLIVEYIGAIDDSSRSPSNVKEKYVENAVDALLKGEKPVKTYTRAIGCSIKTKR
- a CDS encoding redoxin domain-containing protein, with product MRKILALFIISIYLISCKKKVSEIPMLSYEELKPILHVQDDKIYVINFWATWCAPCVKELPYFEKLNETYKNVEVVLVSLDFPDKITTKLIPFVKKHELKSRVVVLNDTNEQFWIHNIDEKWSGAIPATLIYNKDNSTFYEQSFTYETLENKIQPFIK
- a CDS encoding S1/P1 Nuclease, with translation MNFRILLVGFFLITGYTTKATEIVWGKTGHRTVGVIASKHLTHKAKRKIRKLLKGQSLAFVSTFADEIKSDKKYNRFYTWHFINMPLDSNYKESDKNPAGDLVTGIDTCINIIKNNSEEDRAFYLKMLIHLIGDLHQPLHIGRKEDRGGNRVQVKWFGRKTNLHSVWDTKMIEGFKMSYKELADNADLLSKAQIKAIQQGSIIDWVGETHILTKKIYASVEEDEDLRYRYSYDYLTTARTQIQKAGIRLAKVLNDIFK
- a CDS encoding heavy metal-binding domain-containing protein gives rise to the protein MIVSTTNTLDGKPIKEYLGLVSGETIIGANFFKDIFAGIRDFVGGRSGSYEKVLKEAKETALREMEDQAYRLGADAIVGIDLDYETVGANGSMLMVTASGTAVKF
- a CDS encoding SPFH domain-containing protein codes for the protein MIVFISIGVFLVVLLIFSTFFMVKQQTAAVVERFGRFVAIRHSGLRLKIPLIDRISGRLSLKIQQLDVIVETKTLDDVFVKLKVSVQFKVIKNKVYDAFYKLDYPHDQITSYVFDVVRAEVPKMKLDDVFVKKDDIAIAVKSELNDAMMEYGYDIIKTLVTDIDPDAQVKEAMNRINASEREKIAAQFEGDAARILIVEKAKAEAESKRLQGQGIADQRREIARGLEESVEVLNKVGINSQEASALIVVTQHYDTLQSIGQETNSNLILLPNSPQAGSNMLNDMVASFTASNQIGEAIKNTKKKSGK
- a CDS encoding glutamate--tRNA ligase, which encodes MKSKVRVRFAPSPTGPLHIGGVRTALYNYLFARKHRGVFIVRIEDTDQSRYVANAEKYIMDTLDWCSIPFDEGPVLTTSGIGTKNDPYGPYRQSERKHLYKPYADRLIAEGKAYYAFDTAEELNTHRKQHEEKGKTFIYNWHNREKGRLINSLVLSKEEVKKRIDSGENYVIRFKSPQDEALTIKDEIRGTIRVDTNILDDKVLFKSDGMPTYHLANVVDDHLMEISHVIRGEEWLPSLALHVLLYTSFRWEPPKFAHLPLILKPVGKGKLSKRDGDKLGFSVFPLAYTNEQTGAVSRGYREGGYFHDAFINMLSLLGWNPGTEQEIFSLEELAEAFDLKKVNKSGAKFNPDKPKWFNRQYLQKKENGYLTDLYKPYLEERGIIFNREYTLKVVSLIKERAAFVSDFWELSSFFFESPATYNEKAVRKSWKTGTAKIMNGVSETIASVHHFSSENIESQVKTWITDNEVRFGEVMQPLRLSLAGDLKGPDLFNIMTLIGKKETIKRIHNIVSKLKEESI
- a CDS encoding transposase, translated to MKKQKRNYSPTFKQKAVELSYARGNVKQVCQELDIPYSVLFRWRREEKKYGKNSFPGKGNPKQTDEEKEIARLKKQLPDMELECDILKKAISIFSTSDRKNLDL